In one window of Henckelia pumila isolate YLH828 chromosome 1, ASM3356847v2, whole genome shotgun sequence DNA:
- the LOC140881205 gene encoding sulfite reductase 1 [ferredoxin], chloroplastic-like, whose amino-acid sequence MTTSFGAPNAAIAKDPKLQIARSFSGLKNVSSLILLTKFPRASSPACNLASPTAIRAVSTPIKPDTSVEHKRSKVEIIKEHSNFIRYPLNEELLTDSPNVNEAATQIIKFHGSYQQYDRDERRTRSYSFMLRTKNPSGKVSNKLYLVMDDLADQFGIGTLRLTTRQTFQLHGVLKKDLKTVMSAIIKSMGSTLGACGDLNRNVLAPAAPLVRKDYLLAQKTAEDIAALLTPQSGFYYDMWVDGEQFMSAESPDVVKARNDNSHGTNFPNSPEPIYGTQFMPRKFKIAVTVPTDNSVDLFTNDIGVVVVSDADGEPQGFNIYVGGGMGRTHRLESTFPRLAEPLGYVPKNDILYAVKAIAVTQRENGRRDDRKYSRMKYLLSSWGIEKFRSVVEEYYGKKFKPCHELPDWEFKSYLGWHEQGDGGLFCGLHVDNGRIKGTMKTILREIIEKYNLNVRITPNQNIILCDVRQAWKRPITTALAQGGLLQPRFVDPLNLTAMACPAFPLCPLAVTEAERGIPDILKRIRALFEKVGLKYNESMVIRITGCPNGCARPYMAELGLVGDGPNSYQIWLGGNQNQTSLAKAFKDKVKLHSLEEVLEPLFYNWKRKRLSKESFGDFTVRMGMEKLSEMVDKWEGIPVSTSRYNLKLFADKETFEAMDALARLQDKNAHQLAMEVIRHYVSTHKKHH is encoded by the exons ATGACAACGTCGTTTGGGGCACCGAACGCAGCAATCGCCAAAGATCCGAAGTTGCAGATTGCTAGAAGCTTTAGTGGCTTGAAAAATGTGTCCAGTTTGATTCTGCTTACGAAATTCCCTCGCGCATCATCCCCTGCTTGCAATTTGGCCTCGCCTACTGCCATTAGAGCTGTTTCCACG CCAATTAAACCAGATACTTCAGTCGAGCATAAACGCAGTAAGGTCGAAATCATCAAAGAGCACAGTAACTTCATAAGATATCCTCTCAACGAGGAGTTGTTAACTGATTCTCCAAATGTTAATGAAGCTGCTACACAAATAATCAAGTTCCATGGTAGCTATCAACAGTATGACCGAGATGAACGCCGCACAAGGTCTTACTCATTTATGCTTCGAACAAAGAACCCGAGTGGGAAGGTTTCGAACAAACTCTATCTGGTTATGGATGATCTAGCTGATCAGTTCGGGATTGGAACACTTCGTTTGACAACTCGGCAAACATTTCAGCTCCATGGTGTTTTAAAAAAAGATCTTAAGACAGTTATGAGTGCGATCATTAAGAGCATGGGCTCGACACTTGGTGCTTGTGGTGATCTCAACAGAAATGTTCTTGCCCCGGCAGCACCTTTGGTTCGAAAAGATTATCTTTTAGCACAGAAAACTGCGGAAGATATCGCTGCACTTTTAACTCCACAATCAGGGTTTTATTACGATATGTGGGTGGACGGAGAACAATTCATGTCTGCTGAATCTCCAGATGTAGTGAAGGCTCGAAATGATAACTCCCATGGTACAAATTTTCCCAATTCGCCTGAGCCCATATATGGAACGCAGTTCATGCCAAGAAAGTTCAAGATTGCAGTCACCGTTCCGACAGACAATTCGGTGGATCTTTTTACTAATGATATTGGAGTTGTTGTTGTATCTGATGCTGATGGAGAGCCACAGGGCTTTAACATATAT GTTGGTGGTGGGATGGGAAGAACACATAGATTGGAATCAACTTTCCCTCGATTGGCAGAACCATTGGGTTATGTGCCgaaaaatgatatattatatGCAGTCAAGGCCATCGCTGTCACACAAAGAGAAAATGGAAGGAGAGATGATCGAAAGTATAGTAGAATGAAATACTTGCTTAGTTCATGGGGGATCGAAAAATTCAGAAGTGTGGTCGAAGAATATTATGGGAAGAAGTTCAAACCTTGCCATGAGTTACCCGATTGGGAATTTAAAAGCTATCTTGGATGGCATGAGCAG GGAGATGGTGGTTTATTTTGTGGTCTTCATGTGGATAATGGCAGAATCAAGGGAACAATGAAGACGATTTTGAGGGAAATTATTGAGAAGTATAATTTGAATGTGCGCATCACGCCGAACCAAAATATTATCTTGTGCGATGTCCGACAAGCATGGAAGCGCCCTATCACCACAGCTCTTGCTCAGGGTGGTCTACTG CAACCAAGGTTTGTAGATCCTCTCAACTTGACAGCAATGGCATGCCCTGCTTTTCCTCTTTGCCCTTTGGCTGTTACTGAAGCTGAACGAGGAATTCCTGACATCTTGAAGAGAATTCGAGCTCTTTTTGAAAAG GTTGGTCTCAAGTATAATGAATCCATGGTAATAAGGATAACAGGTTGCCCCAATGGTTGTGCTAGACCGTACATGGCTGAGCTTGGGCTTGTTGGTGACGGTCCAAATAGTTACCAG ATTTGGCTAGGTGGAAATCAAAACCAAACTTCTTTAGCAAAAGCATTCAAGGATAAGGTTAAGCTGCATAGTCTTGAGGAAGTTCTTGAACCTCTATTTTACAACTGGAAACGCAAGCGACTTTCAAAAGAATCATTTGGAGACTTCACAGTTCGGATG GGAATGGAGAAGCTTTCGGAGATGGTGGACAAATGGGAAGGAATACCGGTATCAACATCGCGGTATAACTTAAAACTCTTCGCAGACAAGGAGACATTTGAAGCCATGGATGCTCTAGCAAGACTGCAAGATAAGAATGCCCATCAGTTGGCAATGGAAGTCATACGCCATTACGTTTCTACACACAAAAAGCATCATTGA